The Daucus carota subsp. sativus chromosome 7, DH1 v3.0, whole genome shotgun sequence genome window below encodes:
- the LOC108193153 gene encoding putative disease resistance protein RGA3: protein MVYNTSNVIKMFSKRMWVTVSYDFDFMNILNQMVVSLTSATSELENTEGLIKKLQMYLKGEKFLLVLDDVWNEKPEVWDNLRNSLLAVGGARGSNILVTTRKQEVIDAMQCLVSYQLEKLSDECSWALFKQRAFSQGGVLETETFAGLGRRMVERCGGLPLAIKTLGGLLHSKKSEQEWLLIENSEIWKSKGVLSSLRLSYDNLPYSSLKKCFAFCSTMPKDSKIYKDQLVQTWMALGLLLPPKDSNVLMEDVGNEYFNILLWNSLLQDVQRDKYGNITTCKMHDLVHDLATDLSKHHSTTLMGGHELDHTLKPIYVRLDKGVSNIRPAILKSNFLRAQVLYSGVRVVSDILPCLKHLTVLILNANNVTSELPSSLRKVKYLKHLDISCFHYRLPSYITELYNLQTLRVWNLEELPKNFCNLINLRHLVIENKYMKKSHRTRCMFVGIQRLTCLQTLPHFVASRDQNCLVGQLGGLNNLRGKLDLYGLSDVENMEEASNAKLDTKFNIEHLLLNWSNNDDEREDRGYKDEDVMEGLKPHRNLKELTIDYFKGQKYASWITVMINLVKITFKNCTRCETLLPLGHLPKLREMKIIGLSNIKVIGTDFYEVLGGISSDSSVPGTTQEVTTMYPSMKKLLLLNLPKLKEWLEPFTSTGRESLLVFPILEELCIRNCPTLTRIPRICFPSLKKLEITNLFNSMILETMSGNVNSLTCLLLWNIRARGGSSSSSNRLSALDELLRNNSMSLTTLHLNDYQGLTCLTLGDALEELEVVNCPDLTRIDVVEGSCKVNDLTIGSCPSLSDWAFVRSMRSTLVRLTLGPFSEELDEFPWSFSSSVISFISLTSLTLYGWRNVKSILPAEKLDESLSSTFPALTELHIINFDGVEDLPDLLATLPCLVTLYIRNCKNLRSLPTFNESHSLHYLDIHRCPILQEKCRKGRGPEWFKIQHIPEMAQNDSTVSIFDK, encoded by the coding sequence ATGGTTTACAATACGAGTAATGTGATTAAAATGTTTTCAAAGAGAATGTGGGTTACTGTATCttatgattttgatttcatGAATATACTGAATCAAATGGTGGTATCACTTACTTCAGCCACTTCTGAGTTGGAAAATACGGAAggactaataaaaaaattgcagaTGTATTTGAAGGGCGAAAAGTTTTTACTAGTACTAGATGATGTCTGGAATGAGAAACCAGAAGTGTGGGATAACTTGAGGAATTCTTTGCTTGCAGTTGGTGGGGCTAGAGGAAGCAATATCTTAGTTACTACTCGCAAACAAGAAGTCATTGACGCCATGCAATGTCTTGTTTCTTATCAGCTGGAAAAACTTTCAGACGAATGTAGTTGGGCCTTGTTCAAGCAAAGAGCATTTTCCCAAGGAGGAGTTTTGGAAACAGAGACATTTGCGGGCTTGGGGAGAAGAATGGTGGAGAGGTGTGGTGGCCTGCCTCTGGCAATAAAAACACTAGGGGGTTTGTTGCACTCAAAGAAGTCTGAACAGGAGTGGTTGCTGATAGAGAATAGTGAAATATGGAAATCTAAAGGTGTATTATCTTCCTTGAGGTTATCTTACGACAATTTACCCTATTCCTCTCTAAAAAAATGCTTTGCATTTTGCTCTACTATGCCAAAggattcaaaaatttataaagatCAACTAGTACAAACATGGATGGCATTAGGACTCCTATTGCCTCCCAAAGATAGCAATGTGCTCATGGAAGATGTTGGTAATGAGTACTTCAACATTCTGTTGTGGAATTCTTTGTTGCAAGATGTTCAAAGGGATAAATATGGAAACATCACCACTTGCAAGATGCATGATCTAGTACATGATCTTGCGACAGATCTATCCAAACATCACTCTACAACTCTGATGGGAGGACATGAGCTAGACCATACTTTAAAGCCAATTTACGTTAGGCTTGATAAAGGGGTCTCGAATATAAGACCAGCCATTCTTAAGAGTAATTTTTTGAGAGCACAAGTACTATATTCAGGGGTTCGTGTAGTTAGTGACATATTACCTTGTCTCAAACACTTGACTGTTTTGATTTTGAATGCTAATAATGTAACTAGCGAGTTGCCAAGTTCATTGCGGAAGGTGAAGTATCTTAAACATCTTGATATCTCTTGTTTCCATTACAGATTGCCTAGCTACATCACAGAACTATACAACCTGCAGACTTTGAGAGTTTGGAATCTGGAAGAGCTTCCCAAAAACTTTTGCAACTTGATTAATTTGAGACATCTTGTCATCgagaataaatatatgaaaaagagTCATAGAACAAGATGCATGTTTGTCGGGATACAGAGGCTAACTTGTCTACAAACGCTGCCTCATTTTGTTGCTAGTCGAGATCAAAATTGCCTCGTTGGACAATTGGGAGGGTTAAACAACCTTAGAGGTAAGCTTGACCTCTATGGCCTTAGTGACGTTGAAAATATGGAAGAAGCAAGCAATGCAAAGCTTGATACAAAGTTTAATATTGAGCATTTGCTCTTAAATTGGAGTAACAATGATGATGAAAGGGAAGACAGGGGATACAAAGATGAAGATGTGATGGAAGGATTAAAACCCCACAGAAATCTGAAAGAATTGACGATTGACTACTTTAAGGGGCAAAAATATGCATCATGGATTACAGTGATGATAAACTTGGTGAAAATCACATTCAAAAATTGCACAAGATGTGAAACCCTATTGCCACTAGGTCACCTTCCTAAACTGAGAGAGATGAAGATAATTGGGTTATCTAATATCAAGGTTATCGGGACTGATTTCTATGAAGTTCTAGGTGGAATTAGTAGCGATTCCAGTGTACCAGGGACAACTCAAGAAGTTACAACAATGTATCCATCAATGAAAAAACTCCTTCTGTTGAATTTGCCAAAGCTAAAAGAATGGCTTGAACCATTTACGAGTACAGGGCGTGAAAGCCTGCTAGTATTTCCTATACTTGAGGAGTTATGCATCCGGAATTGTCCAACATTGACAAGGATCCCAAGGATTTGTTTTCCATCTTTAAAGAAGTTGGAAATCACAAATCTGTTCAACAGTATGATACTAGAAACAATGAGCGGAAATGTTAACTCTCTCACGTGTCTACTACTCTGGAATATCCGTGCCAGAGGAGGCTCTTCTTCATCGTCAAATAGGCTTTCTGCACTGGACGAGCTCTTGAGAAACAATTCTATGTCTTTGACAACTTTGCACCTAAATGACTACCAAGGATTGACATGCCTGACCCTTGGTGACGCTCTTGAGGAATTAGAAGTGGTTAACTGCCCTGATCTAACAAGGATTGATGTAGTTGAAGGGTCATGTAAGGTAAACGATCTTACGATTGGGAGCTGTCCCTCGCTGTCAGACTGGGCATTTGTCCGAAGTATGAGGTCCACACTTGTAAGACTGACACTAGGTCCCTTCTCCGAGGAATTAGATGAATTTCCATGGTCCTTTTCTTCTTCCGTGATATCCTTTATTAGCCTAACCTCACTTACTCTGTATGGCTGGAGAAATGTAAAGTCTATACTTCCTGCAGAGAAACTTGATGAAAGTCTTTCCTCCACCTTCCCTGCCTTGACTGAACtgcatataattaattttgatggAGTGGAAGATCTCCCAGACTTACTAGCAACGCTTCCATGTCTAGTAACTCTTTATATTCGGAACTGTAAGAATTTGAGGAGCTTACCCACGTTTAACGAATCACACAGCCTTCATTACCTGGATATACATCGCTGTCCTATTCTTCAAGAAAAATGTAGGAAGGGGAGAGGGCCAGAATGGTTCAAGATTCAACATATTCC
- the LOC108194840 gene encoding putative disease resistance protein RGA4, with protein sequence MAEAILIDVASGLISRLVSLAADEVIRAWNVHEDLEELCGKLEFINDLLLDASAKKLTMTTVQRFFNKLEDVAHVANVFMNELEYEVTRQKVENHQRKRDFFVPSKNTMLHRFKMAHKIKSILDSFKEILKWGNDLGLQPVAYLNTTVQPSGSNNTSPFQDKALIVGRDKDISYLVQMVCKNHQENLRLIAVIGMGGQGKTTLARMVFNSDIVVNMFPNKIWVTVSHDFDLMNILNQMVESLTSKPSMFRNAQGVINVLQKKLKGKKFLLVLDNVWNEKPENWDELMNSLLGFGGAKGSSILITTRNQKVIDAMRCPISYRLDNLSEQDSWELFKKSAFSQGGVVETKAFAALGRHMVERCGGLPLAINSLASVLRTKKSEQEWLQIQDSETWKSERILPALRFSYNNLPSTSLKRCFAYCSIVPKTSKIYKDDIVQIWMALGFLLPPKGSALLMEDIGNEYLNILLWNSLLQEGDRDKLGDITYYKMHDLVHDLALDVSKHNSATMNDSGVLSHNSKATYVRLDEGYSGTKPANMRRNFEGVQMLYVGARILGNVLPYLKHLTALVVNNDEVTYLLPSSLHKMKYLKHLDISCFHGKLPNHITEFYNLQTLRVGNLEELPKKFCNLINLRHLVITDKNGDPPSCMFTGIEKLTCLQTLPHFVVSRDQNCLLGKLGGLNNLRGKLSLYGLSDVMNREEASAARLCRKSYIHRLLLEWRSIKDDQEDRKYNDEDVMEGLKPHVNLKKLKIVNFEGKKFASWIIMMRNLVEITVIDSERCEEFPPLGHLPKLRKIKISSMENVKVIGSDIWGGVGSSGTEFSESGAPETVTTMYPSLTELILQDLPKLEEWLEPVVSSGSEDQRALLVFPKIEILVILNCPNLRRIPRNCFTFLKELVISDLDSSNMILESVSRTVSSLRYLRLVRISDGKEESSSPPPPNLDSISNKLLTNNSLSLRSLDIHQCEALTCLTLGVALQQLEVCYCPQLATISVAKDSVGLKYLRIASCPSLSEWVFVQSMSSTLVQLVLGPFLAELEEFPWPFSSAAAAVIPFPNLIELNLYGWRNVKSILPSGKIGDRLSSTFPALTELIIQDFKGVKALPESLAKLPCLRDLRIFSCGNLRSLPTFDESSSLQYLEISGCPVLQERCRKEGGSEWFKIQHIPHIEW encoded by the coding sequence ATGGCTGAAGCAATTTTAATTGATGTTGCAAGTGGACTTATAAGCAGGCTTGTTTCACTTGCAGCTGACGAAGTGATTCGGGCTTGGAATGTtcatgaagatcttgaagaactCTGTGGCAAACTGGAATTCATTAATGATCTCTTGTTGGATGCTTCTGCCAAGAAATTAACCATGACTACTGTTCAGAGGTTTTTCAACAAACTTGAAGATGTGGCTCATGTAGCTAATGTGTTTATGAATGAACTTGAGTACGAAGTTACTAGACAAAAGGTTGAAAATCATCAGAGGAAGCGAGACTTTTTTGTTCCATCTAAAAACACAATGTTACATCGTTTTAAGATGGCTCATAAGATCAAATCTATTCTTGATTCCTTTAAAGAAATCTTGAAGTGGGGGAATGATCTCGGGCTTCAGCCAGTAGCCTATCTAAATACAACTGTGCAACCGAGTGGGAGCAACAACACTTCGCCCTTCCAGGACAAGGCACTAATAGTTGGAAGAGACAAGGATATATCATATTTAGTCCAAATGGTGTGCAAAAATCACCAAGAGAATCTTCGACTCATTGCTGTGATAGGGATGGGAGGTCAGGGCAAGACAACTCTTGCTCGTATGGTTTTCAATAGTGATATTGTAGTCAATATGTTCCCAAATAAGATTTGGGTTACAGTATCACATGATTTTGATCTcatgaatattttaaatcaaatggTGGAATCACTCACTTCAAAGCCTTCCATGTTCAGAAATGCCCAAGGGGTCATTAATGTGCTTCAAAAGAAGCTAAAGGGAAAAAAGTTTCTTCTTGTTCTAGATAATGTTTGGAATGAGAAACCAGAGAACTGGGATGAACTGATGAATTCATTGCTTGGATTTGGTGGTGCAAAAGGAAGCAGCATTTTAATTACAACTCGCAACCAGAAAGTTATTGATGCTATGAGATGTCCTATTTCTTATCGGCTGGACAATTTATCAGAGCAAGATAGCTGGGAATTGTTCAAGAAAAGCGCATTTTCACAAGGAGGAGTTGTAGAGACGAAGGCATTTGCAGCTTTAGGAAGACATATGGTTGAAAGGTGTGGTGGCCTGCCGCTTGCAATAAACTCACTGGCGTCTGTACTGAGAACAAAAAAGTCTGAGCAAGAGTGGTTGCAGATCCAAGACAGTGAAACCTGGAAATCAGAAAGGATATTGCCTGCCTTAAGGTTTTCATATAATAATTTACCTTCCACGTCTTTGAAACGCTGTTTTGCATATTGTTCTATTGTGCCTAAGACTTCCAAAATTTACAAGGATGATATAGTTCAAATATGGATGGCATTAGGATTCCTCTTGCCTCCTAAAGGAAGCGCTTTGCTGATGGAAGATATAGGCAATGAGTACCTCAACATTTTGTTGTGGAATTCTTTGTTACAAGAAGGTGATAGAGATAAATTGGGAGACATCACTTATTACAAGATGCACGATCTGGTGCATGATCTTGCACTAGATGTATCTAAACATAACTCTGCAACTATGAATGACAGTGGTGTATTGAGCCATAATTCCAAGGCTACATACGTGAGGCTTGATGAAGGGTATTCAGGTACAAAACCAGCCAATATGAGGAGAAACTTTGAGGGAGTGCAGATGTTATATGTGGGGGCTCGCATCCTTGGTAACGTGTTACCTTACCTAAAACACTTGACTGCTTTGGTTGTAAACAATGATGAAGTTACTTATCTGTTGCCAAGTTCGCTGCACAAGATGAAATATCTTAAACATCTGGATATTTCTTGCTTCCATGGTAAATTGCCGAATCACATCACAGAATTCTACAACTTGCAGACGTTGAGAGTTGGAAATCTAGAAGAGCTTCCAAAAAAGTTTTGCAATTTAATTAACTTGAGACATCTTGTCATCACGGATAAAAATGGCGACCCTCCAAGTTGCATGTTTACCGGGATAGAGAAGTTAACTTGTCTGCAAACTCTGCCTCATTTTGTGGTGAGTCGAGATCAAAATTGTCTTTTGGGAAAGTTGGGAGGGCTGAATAATCTTAGAGGAAAACTTAGCCTCTACGGGCTTAGTGATGTCATGAATAGGGAAGAAGCAAGTGCAGCAAGACTATGTAGAAAGTCATATATTCATCGTTTATTGTTGGAATGGAGAAGCATCAAAGATGATCAGGAAGACAGAAAATACAACGACGAGGATGTGATGGAAGGATTGAAACCTCATGTAAATCTTAAAAAGTTGAAGATTGTTAACTTTGAGGGGAAAAAGTTTGCATCATGGATTATAATGATGAGAAATTTGGTGGAAATTACAGTAATAGATTCTGAAAGATGTGAAGAATTTCCACCACTTGGTCACCTTCCCAAATTGAGGAAGATAAAGATAAGCAGTATGGAAAATGTCAAGGTTATAGGAAGCGATATTTGGGGAGGCGTAGGAAGCAGTGGCACTGAGTTCAGTGAAAGTGGAGCCCCAGAAACAGTTACGACAATGTATCCATCACTGACCGAACTCATATTGCAGGATTTGCCAAAGCTTGAAGAATGGCTAGAACCAGTTGTGAGTTCAGGCAGTGAAGACCAAAGAGCTCTTCTAGTATTTCCTAAGATTGAGATTTTAGTAATCCTGAATTGTCCGAATTTGAGAAGGATCCCAAGGAATTGTTTTACGTTCCTAAAGGAATTGGTAATCTCTGATTTGGACAGCAGCAACATGATACTTGAATCAGTGAGCCGAACTGTTAGTTCTCTCAGGTATCTCAGACTAGTGCGTATTAGTGATGGAAAAGAAGAGTCttcttctcctcctcctccaAATCTGGACAGTATTAGTAACAAGCTTTTAACAAACAATTCTCTGTCTCTAAGATCTTTAGACATACATCAATGTGAGGCCTTGACATGTCTGACCCTTGGCGTCGCTCTTCAGCAATTAGAAGTGTGTTATTGCCCTCAGCTAGCTACTATCAGTGTAGCCAAAGACTCAGTTGGTCTTAAATATTTAAGGATTGCGAGTTGCCCTTCTCTTTCAGAGTGGGTATTTGTCCAAAGTATGAGTTCCACACTTGTACAATTGGTATTAGGTCCATTCTTGGCGGAACTAGAAGAATTTCCATGGCCATTCTcttctgctgctgctgctgtaaTTCCCTTTCCCAACCTAATAGAACTAAATCTGTATGGTTGGCGAAATGTAAAGTCAATACTGCCTTCAGGGAAGATTGGCGACCGTCTCTCCTCTACCTTCCCTGCCTTGACTGAATTGATTATACAAGACTTCAAAGGAGTGAAAGCTCTCCCAGAATCTCTAGCAAAGCTTCCATGTCTCAGAGACCTGCGTATTTTCAGTTGTGGGAATTTGCGTAGTTTACCCACATTTGATGAATCTAGTAGCCTTCAATACCTGGAGATATCCGGATGTCCTGTTCTCCAAGAAAGATGCAGGAAGGAGGGTGGATCAGAATGGTTCAAGATTCAACATATTCCACATATAGAATGGTAA